TCCTTGCTCGACTTTCTGCGCCGCGGGAAAAATTCCACGCGGTTCGAGTTCACGCCTGGCCCGGGCGAGGGCGAAACCCTGCCGGTGCAGGACACCCGCGCGGCTATCGACGAACTCTCCCAGGTGGTGCGCAACAACCCGGAGGCGGTGGAGATATACCTCGCCCTGGGCAGCCTCTACCGTTCCCAAGGGGAGATTGAGCGGGCCATCCAGATCCGCAACAACCTCATCGTGCGTCAAGGCCTGGATTCGAAGTTCCGGGCCCGGGCCTGGTTCGAACTGGGCCGGGACTTCCGGCGCGGCGGATTCCTGGACCGCGCGGCGCATGCCTTCGATCAGGCCCGAAACCTCATGGGGGACCGTCCGGCCATTCTTCTGGAACAGGCCCTGCTGGCCGCCGACGGAGGCGAGTTCGAACGCGCCGCCGATCTCTACGGCCGCCTGGGCCGTCCCCTGCCCCAGGCCCACTACCTTGTGCGCCGGGCCCAGGAATTGACCGAAAGCGGGGATGCGCCCCAAGCGGGCAGCTTCCTGCGCAAGGCGGTGAAGGTCTACCCCGCTTCGGTGGAAGCCTGGGCCGAGCATCTCGCCATGGCCTACCGCGATGGTTCGGCCTCCCAGCTCAAGACCTCCTTGCGGGACGCCCTGGCCAAGGCGGACCCGGCCATGCGCTTCGTCTTTCTGGAGGGCTTGATCGAATCAGCCGCCGGAGCCCGTCGTGACGGGGGCGAGGCCGCGCCCATGTCCAACAGTGACCTGCTCCAAGCCGTGGTCCCGACCCTGGCCGAGCAGGAACCGGACGTGCTTCTCTACTTCTACGGAGCGCGTTTGCTGCTGCAATGCGGACAGCGTCTGGAGGCCCGCTCCTGGCTGGAGAAGACGCTCGTGCTGCGGCCGGACTTCTGGCTGGCCCGCCTGGAAGTCTTCCGACTGACCAAGGACGAGCAGAGCTTCACACCTTTTTTCAAGGAACAGCTGGAGTTCTTCATGGACAAGGCGCGGCGGCTGCGCCGCTTCGTCTGCCGCAGCTGCGGACTCAAGCGCGACGCCGTGTTCTATCTCTGCCCGCGTTGCCGCAGCTGGCACTCCATCGCCTTCCGCTACGACTTCAGCCAATAAGGAGCCCAGGCTCGCCGTGACCGCGCCCCGGCTCACCCCCATGTTCGAACAGTACCTCCGCATCAAGGAGGAGTATCCGGACGCCCTGCTTTTCTACCGTATGGGCGACTTCTACGAGCTGTTCTTCGACGACGCCGAAGTGGCCTCCCGTGAACTGTCCATCACTCTGACCTCGCGCAACCCCAACGCCGAGGCCAAGGTGCCTATGTGCGGGGTGCCGCACCACGCGGCCGAGGGCTATCTGGCCCAGCTCCTGGACAAGGGCTACCGCGTGGCCATCTGCGACCAGGTGGAGGACCCCAAGCAGGCCAAGGGGCTGGTGCGCCGCGAGGTGACCCGGGTGCTCACCCCCGGCACGGTCATCGAGGACGCCAACCTTCCCGCCCGGGACAGCAACTATCTGGCCGCGCTCTATTGGGACGAGGTCCACGGCGCTGGCGGCGCGGCCTGGGCGGATGTCTCCACCGGACACTGGAGCGGCCTTTCCTCCACCCGCGAACCGGAACTCTGGCAATGGCTGGTCAAGATCGGCGCGCGCGAGTTGCTTCTGCCCCAGGGGCGCCGGGTTCCCACGGCCTTCGCGGACATGGGGGCCCAGGTCACGCCTCTGCCCGAGCGCGGGGCCTTCGACCTGGACGCGGCCCGACGCAACCTGCTGGAGGCCCAGGGAGTGGCCGACCTGGACGCCCTGGGGCTCTCCGGCAAGCCGGAGCTGACCCGCGCCTGTGGAGCGCTGCTTTTCTACCTGCGCCAGACCCAGAAGCAGGACGTCTCCCACCTGGAGGACTTCCGCCCCCTGGACCTCTCGCACCATCTCATCCTGGACGAGGTCACGGAACGCAACCTGGAGATATTCCGCCGTCTGGACGGCCGTTCCGGGTCCGGCACCCTGGTGCATGTTCTGGATCGCACGGTCACGCCCCTGGGAGCCCGCCTCTTGGCCGGGCGCCTGCGCGAACCTTGGCGTGATCCGACGGGCATCGGCCGCTGCCTGGATTGCGTGGAGTTTTTCTTTGGCCGGGACGCCGCACGCGCGGAATTGCGCCGGGCCCTGGACGAGGTGCACGACCTGGAGCGCCTGTCCACCCGCGTCCAGCTCGGCCGGGCCACGCCCCGGGACTTCGCGGCCCTGCGTCAGAGCCTCCTGGCCCTGCCCCGGGTGCGCCAGCCCCTGGCCGCCGAGACCGGGGAAACCCCCGCCGAGTTACGCGGATTGCTGCAGTCCTGGGACGACATGAGCGATCTGGCCGCGCACCTGGACGTCGCACTGGTGGACAACCCGCCCCTGGCGTCGAGTGAGGGCGGGCTGTTCAAGATCGGCTTCAATCCCGAGTTGGACGACCTCATCCAGCTCACCGAGCACGGCGAGGCCCGGGTCCGGGAACTGTTCGAGCAGGAACGCACGGCCTCGGGCATCCCCAAGCTCAAGCTCGGCTTCAACAAGGTCTTCGGCTATTATTTCGAGGTCTCCAAGGCCCACCAGGGCGCGGTGCCGGAGTCCTTCATCCGTCGCCAGACCCTGGTCAACTGCGAGCGCTATGTGACGCCCCGCCTCAAGGAACTGGAAGATCGTCTTCTCTCGGCATCCGAAGAACGCAAGGCATTGGAGTACAAATTATTCCTTGAGCTGCGGGAAACCCTGGCCCAGGCCCGGACGCGCTTCGTCTTCATGGCCGGAGCTCTGGCCGGGCTGGACTATTGGCAGGGCCTGGCCGAGGCCGCGCGGCTCAACGCCTGGACCCGGCCGGAAATCCACGACGGACTGGAGATCGAGATCGAGGGCGGACGCCACCCCGTGGTCGAGGCGGCCCAGGGCGCGGCCAACTACGTGCCCAACGACGTGCGCCTGGACGAATCCCGGCGCATCCTGCTCATCACCGGCCCGAACATGGCGGGCAAGTCCACGGTGCTGCGCCAGACGGCCGTGATCACCCTCATGGCCCAGATCGGCTCCTTCGTCCCCGCCGCCCGGGCGCGCATCGGCGTGGCCGACCGCATCTTCTCCCGGGTGGGGGCCTCGGACAACCTGGCCCAGGGACAGAGCACGTTCATGGTCGAGATGATGGAGACCGCGCGCATCCTGCGCCAGGCCACACGACGCAGCCTAGTCATCCTGGACGAGATCGGCCGGGGTACGAGCACGTTCGACGGCCTGGCCCTGGCCTGGGCCGTGGCCGAGGATCTGGCCAGGCGGGCGGGCGGCGTGCGCACCCTCTTCGCCACCCATTATCACGAGTTGACCTCGTTGGAGGGCAAACTGCCTGGGTTGCGCAACCTGAACATCGCGGTGCGCGAATGGAAGGGCGAGATCGTCTTTCTGCGCCGCCTGGTGCCCGGCCCGGCGGACAAGAGTTATGGCATCGAGGTCGCCCGGCTGGCCGGGGTGCCTCGACCGGTGGTGGAAAGGGCGCGGGAAATTCTTGCGAACCTCGAGGAAAAATCGCAAGATGCCCGGACGCGGGGAACGCTCCTTTCCCGTCAGTCCAGCCTGCCCGGCCTGGACCGGGAAGTGGTCCCAGGGCCGGGGGAGGAATCGCCGCTGGCCAAGGCCCTGCGCGACCTGGACGTGGACGGCCTGACGCCCATCCAGGCCCTGACCCTGCTCCATCAATGGAAACAGACGTTCAAGGACGGCCGATGACCCGACGCCACGCTGTCCTCCTTTTCTGCCTCTTCGCGCTCTCCCTCCTGTCCGCCTGCGGCAAGAAGGAGTGGCCCGAACCCGTGCTTTCCGAGGACCGTTTCACCTTCAAGGCCATCCGGGCCGAACGCAAGGGCGGCTGCCTCGTGGTCGAGGTGCGCGTGTTGGGCGCGGTGGACAACCTCTCCTCGCTCAGTGTGCAGCTCCTGGAAGTAGGCGACGGTCAGGACGTGGGGTGCCCGGGCTGTCCCTTCAAGCCCACCCGGGCCGACACTTACGTCCCCGGGCAGGCGGGCCTGACCCGCATCGGCTCGGCTCTCCGCGTGTCGGTCTGCGATTTGAATCCCGACGGAATCTACCTCTGGCGCGTCATGGCCCAGAATCAGTTCCCGGAGCTGGGGCCTGTGTTTTCCGAACTCTTCTCCTCCTGGCCCAAGTAACACACCACATCCTCCAAGGAGCCGTTCATATGCACCATTTCGAGATGCGCGACGGAGAACTCTTCGCCGAGGAGGTCCAGGTCGCGGACTTGGCCGCGGCGCACGGCACTCCGCTCTACGTCTATTCGGCGGCCACCATCCGCCGCCACTTCGACGCCTTCGATTCGGCCTTCTCCGGTCTGGATCACCTGACCTGCTACTCGGTCAAGGCCAACTCCAACGTGAACGTCCTGCGGCTCATGGGCGAACAGGGAGCGGGCATGGACATCGTCTCCGGGGGCGAGCTGCATCGGGCGCTCACGGCCGGGATTCCCTCCGGGCGCATCGTCTATTCCGGCGTGGGCAAACGTGCCGAGGAGATCCGCGCGGCGCTTGAGGCGGACATCCTCATGTTCAACGTGGAGTCCCTGGCCGAGCTGGCGCGTATCAACGACATCGCCGGGGATATGGGCAGGAAGGCCCGGATCAGCTTCCGCATCAACCCGGACGTGGACCCCAAGACCCATCCCTACATCTCCACGGGCATGAAGAAGAACAAGTTCGGCCTGGACATCGAAAAATCCCTGGAGGCCTATCAGCTGGCCCGGGATCTGCCGGCCATCGAACCCGTGGGCATCGACTGCCACATCGGCTCGCAGCTCACGAGCATCAATCCCTTCCTGGAAGCCCTGGACAAGATCCTGGCCTTCAAGGCCCGTCTTGACGACATGGGTCTGGGCATCCGCCATCTGGACCTGGGCGGAGGCCTGGGCATCACCTACAACGAGGAAGAGCCGCCGCACCCGCGCGAGTTCGGCGAGGCGCTCACCTCCAGGCTCAAGGACATGGATCTGAAGGTGATCTTGGAGCCCGGGCGGGTCATCGTGGGCAACGCGGGCATCCTCGTGACCCAGGTGGTCTACCTCAAGGAGACCCCGAGCAAGCGCTTCGTCATCGTGGACGCGGCCATGAACGACCTCATCCGCCCCTCGCTCTACAACTCCTATCATCGCATCGGCGAGGTCGCGGCCCACGACCGGCCGAAAGCCAAGGTGGACGTGGTCGGCCCCATCTGCGAGTCCGGCGACTTCCTGGCCCGCGACCGCGAACTGCCTGGTCTGGAACAGGGCGAATACCTGGCTGTTTACTCCGCCGGCGCCTACGGCTTCGCCATGTCCTCCAACTACAACTCCCGTCCGCGCGCCGCCGAGATCCTGGTGGACGGTTCCACGGCCCGGGTGATCCGCCGCCGCGAGAGCTACGACGACCTGGTGGCCCTGGAAAAGTGAGGCGGGGCGCATGGCCCGACTCAATTCCTTTCATCTCCCTCCGGAATCCTGGCCCACGCCGGGCTCCGGACTGCCATATCTTCTGGAGGGAGCCGAGGCCCGTCATCTGCTGAAGGTCCTGCGCACGCCACCGGGGGAACGGGTGCGTCTGTTTGACGGTCGCGGCCGGGACGGCCTCTTCGTGCTGGAGCGTGTGGAGGGCGGCCGTGCGGTGCTGGCCCCCGAATCCCTGACCGAACGGCCGGAACCCGCGGACCAGCTGGTCCTGGCTCTGGGTTGGAACAAGTCCGGCCGCCGGGACTGGCTGTTGGAAAAAGCCGTGGAGTTACGGGCCCTGGGGCTGGCCTTCTGGCGGGCCGCCCGCAGCCAGGGCGATCCCCCGGCCGCCCCGAAGGAAACCTGGACCGAGAAGATGATCCAGGCGGCCAAGCAGTGCGGCAATTCCCGGCTGCCGGAGGTGCATGTGCTCACCGGAGGCGTTCCGGGGCTCATCGAGTTTGCGCGGACCTTTGAGCGGTGCTATCTGTTCTGGGAGAACGCCGAAGCCTCGCTCATCCCCCGGCCCGAGGATCTCGGGCGTGGGCGTGTGCTGGCCGTGCTGGGCCCCGAGGGAGGCCTGGAGCCCGAGGAGGCCGCCCGCCTTCTGGAGGCCGGATTCAAGCCAGCCAGCTTGGGCGACAGCATCCTGCGCTGGGAAACCGCCGCCCTGCTCTGCATGGGCTTGGCCCACCTGGGGCGCCGGAACGAGCCATGAAGATCGAGATCGCCGAGAAACAACCCCTGGCCGACCGCATCCGGCCCAAGAAGCTGGAAGACTTCGCCGGCCAGGATCATCTGCGCGAACGGTTGAACG
The genomic region above belongs to Desulfovibrio aminophilus DSM 12254 and contains:
- a CDS encoding tetratricopeptide repeat protein — protein: MSLLDFLRRGKNSTRFEFTPGPGEGETLPVQDTRAAIDELSQVVRNNPEAVEIYLALGSLYRSQGEIERAIQIRNNLIVRQGLDSKFRARAWFELGRDFRRGGFLDRAAHAFDQARNLMGDRPAILLEQALLAADGGEFERAADLYGRLGRPLPQAHYLVRRAQELTESGDAPQAGSFLRKAVKVYPASVEAWAEHLAMAYRDGSASQLKTSLRDALAKADPAMRFVFLEGLIESAAGARRDGGEAAPMSNSDLLQAVVPTLAEQEPDVLLYFYGARLLLQCGQRLEARSWLEKTLVLRPDFWLARLEVFRLTKDEQSFTPFFKEQLEFFMDKARRLRRFVCRSCGLKRDAVFYLCPRCRSWHSIAFRYDFSQ
- the mutS gene encoding DNA mismatch repair protein MutS, with the protein product MFEQYLRIKEEYPDALLFYRMGDFYELFFDDAEVASRELSITLTSRNPNAEAKVPMCGVPHHAAEGYLAQLLDKGYRVAICDQVEDPKQAKGLVRREVTRVLTPGTVIEDANLPARDSNYLAALYWDEVHGAGGAAWADVSTGHWSGLSSTREPELWQWLVKIGARELLLPQGRRVPTAFADMGAQVTPLPERGAFDLDAARRNLLEAQGVADLDALGLSGKPELTRACGALLFYLRQTQKQDVSHLEDFRPLDLSHHLILDEVTERNLEIFRRLDGRSGSGTLVHVLDRTVTPLGARLLAGRLREPWRDPTGIGRCLDCVEFFFGRDAARAELRRALDEVHDLERLSTRVQLGRATPRDFAALRQSLLALPRVRQPLAAETGETPAELRGLLQSWDDMSDLAAHLDVALVDNPPLASSEGGLFKIGFNPELDDLIQLTEHGEARVRELFEQERTASGIPKLKLGFNKVFGYYFEVSKAHQGAVPESFIRRQTLVNCERYVTPRLKELEDRLLSASEERKALEYKLFLELRETLAQARTRFVFMAGALAGLDYWQGLAEAARLNAWTRPEIHDGLEIEIEGGRHPVVEAAQGAANYVPNDVRLDESRRILLITGPNMAGKSTVLRQTAVITLMAQIGSFVPAARARIGVADRIFSRVGASDNLAQGQSTFMVEMMETARILRQATRRSLVILDEIGRGTSTFDGLALAWAVAEDLARRAGGVRTLFATHYHELTSLEGKLPGLRNLNIAVREWKGEIVFLRRLVPGPADKSYGIEVARLAGVPRPVVERAREILANLEEKSQDARTRGTLLSRQSSLPGLDREVVPGPGEESPLAKALRDLDVDGLTPIQALTLLHQWKQTFKDGR
- the lysA gene encoding diaminopimelate decarboxylase, with amino-acid sequence MHHFEMRDGELFAEEVQVADLAAAHGTPLYVYSAATIRRHFDAFDSAFSGLDHLTCYSVKANSNVNVLRLMGEQGAGMDIVSGGELHRALTAGIPSGRIVYSGVGKRAEEIRAALEADILMFNVESLAELARINDIAGDMGRKARISFRINPDVDPKTHPYISTGMKKNKFGLDIEKSLEAYQLARDLPAIEPVGIDCHIGSQLTSINPFLEALDKILAFKARLDDMGLGIRHLDLGGGLGITYNEEEPPHPREFGEALTSRLKDMDLKVILEPGRVIVGNAGILVTQVVYLKETPSKRFVIVDAAMNDLIRPSLYNSYHRIGEVAAHDRPKAKVDVVGPICESGDFLARDRELPGLEQGEYLAVYSAGAYGFAMSSNYNSRPRAAEILVDGSTARVIRRRESYDDLVALEK
- a CDS encoding RsmE family RNA methyltransferase, coding for MARLNSFHLPPESWPTPGSGLPYLLEGAEARHLLKVLRTPPGERVRLFDGRGRDGLFVLERVEGGRAVLAPESLTERPEPADQLVLALGWNKSGRRDWLLEKAVELRALGLAFWRAARSQGDPPAAPKETWTEKMIQAAKQCGNSRLPEVHVLTGGVPGLIEFARTFERCYLFWENAEASLIPRPEDLGRGRVLAVLGPEGGLEPEEAARLLEAGFKPASLGDSILRWETAALLCMGLAHLGRRNEP